Proteins from a single region of Dictyostelium discoideum AX4 chromosome 5 chromosome, whole genome shotgun sequence:
- the tmcB gene encoding HAT repeat-containing protein yields MSSTKSGSSKYSSGSSISLIMGFSRSLEKGSFGVLYAMIKGNTFPRILTILSMLIEFCQLSSFGFKHQYPWGGDAGYYLKRIMSPVSHPSDVFGYLGFTILFWIAVGLLILGFLNIWYVAYQFYRGKIANIWIIRTLRWFVSFSVAVLFIPIISLLLIGLDCEGSSEGTILRKFDNETIQCFRGANLPIAVISIILIVVFSIVAFTSSATYYEYDTNVKSRFSKPHARFDVTVLFAKFVFAFFNSLVDFVPWLTSITFFVFMVILTFGSIIVLPYNNQRLNQVRSGFYTVVLWVSFMTLVTMGINDETSPATCYITIVGVFFAFPIGFFSNMFYFKWLSSKVSDIQILNQSPSMDLKDANKKGKRNSVEKESSPTSKVTWGKQPITLGSKRQIIFPFFKKKFVMSFFVEIMARSILNNNNEGVSSSSNESIERANNLYQCGLQYFPNSDLLWMAYCNFLFTVRKDRHIGYAALEKLRRMKPSFDVRFFIYQRDKEREQIMDSDLRGPEHTGKIQDFVSYMEFKKLYYGAKRHHVKCLNYIKRFWGHLLHETVDLHRLSDLSGRIATTENKANESYERLLALNPNSVRVLRDYSQFLEEVVKDKESSYKLQKKAEAIEDIMSKSQTTDFKISDIKAIDSDEDDIEKTLQEPTAIQLAKIDADIEKSGSKSGSSKSKDDSSESSSSSKGRRGKYKEFQQSNAINKLSWLMIGTTCCCIIFLIVVLVVFRGLEVKHTNAYQGIISITDCANEAVQMGMHLNAMQAYALVAGVGNNTVEASLIEIARRRALVKRGIIIMKNIHDAIYWGEGNPVSYVGDNLSQLKARDGYDIFDIGSVIFTFDQFNRSSTLLDNKQMIELYSQPSVNMSVLVAPPGSNTTSLYTQTYNAWKAGNAFIESAMLASDVTFDELRYSVNQNPNFKFVTINAPVIMPDIYNKVQTAYIDSLVSDITGTLDAILYTWCGIFAVLFLICAVLFRPIVRKISREKIRTLVLFSLAPKDVVVKLSTKKIKMVSLDSGSERDNLFDTTDDDGRDDHLGEDDNNIQTPVGDNNNNNNNNNNNNNNNGSISSNVTKSDGEIGSDGVRSSSGSNVLNTSSPYRDRRPLMDSTSVLASTATLNNRNVRLQAKDEEITNGGGERKGSDATRTALSEDKKYGWDGKSKRNLNKKSLKSILGRLHWSYILATFLLFGFITMGIWVTFTVVFNNSQSGYTLGKSCSRSLNSRVINYYVAELYTYSQYVSTQNMVDAITELQSSHQSLPYLEEVRPLMEGSYGCWALNKSTCLPPSSMYYEEVNSGLDRVVDSLAKKAINLAYTDQAALLDSPDLQWFLALIDYIFIGLDTATFTYFDYFLEKQEWANTVLTAILSVSCVILLVVHVVLFRPFMNHLRIQHIHTLALLRLAPDDIRYMEVSDKVIDED; encoded by the exons atgtCATCAACTAAATCAGGTTCCTCAAAATACTCATCTGGAAGTTCCATTAGTTTAATAATGGGTTTTTCCAGATCATTAGAAAAAG gATCATTTGGTGTTTTGTATGCAATGATCAAAGGAAATACATTCCCAAGAATATTAACTATCTTAAGTATGCTAATTGAGTTTTGCC aattatcatcatttggtTTTAAACATCAATATCCATGGGGTGGAGATGCTGGATA ttatttaaaaagaattatgTCACCAGTAAGCCATCCATCAGATGTATTTGGTTACTTGggatttacaattttattttggattGCTGTTGGTTTATTGATTTTgggttttttaaatatttggtaTGTTGCATATCAATTTTATCGTGGTAAAATTGCaaatatttggattattagaACTCTTCGTTGGTTTGTAAGTTTCTCAGTGGCTGTATTATTTATTCCAATCATTTCCTTACTTTTAATTGGTTTGGATTGTGAAGGATCAAGTGAAGGTACCATCTTAAGAAAGTTTGACAATGAAACCATTCAATGCTTTAGAGGTGCAAATTTACCAATTGCcgtaatttcaattattttaattgtagtTTTCAGTATTGTTGCCTTTACATCTAGTGCAACCTATTATGAATATGATACAAATGTTAAATCAAGATTTTCAAAACCACATGCAAGA tttGATGTAACAGTTTTATTTGCAAAATTTGTGTTTGCATTTTTCAATTCATTAGTCGATTTTGTACCATGGTTAACATCAATaacattttttgtttttatggTGATATTAACTTTTGGATCAATTATTGTTTTACCatataataatcaaagaTTAAATCAAGTTAGAAGTGGATTCTATACAGTTGTTCTTTGGGTATCATTTATGACATTGGTAACTATGGGTATTAATGATGAAACATCACCAGCTACATGTTATATTACAATTGTTGGTGTATTCTTTGCTTTTCCAATTGGATTTTTCTCAAATATGttttatttcaaatggtTATCATCAAAAGTTTCCgatattcaaattttaaatcaaagtCCAAGTATGGATCTTAAAGATGCCaataaaaaaggtaaacGTAATAGTGTTGAAAAAgaatcatcaccaacatcaaAAGTAACATGGGGTAAACAACCAATTACATTGGGTAGTAAAAGACAAATCATTTTCCCATTCTTTAAAAAGAAGTTTGTAATGTCATTCTTTGTTGAAATCATGGCAAgatcaatattaaataataacaatgaagGTGTTTCAAGTAGTTCAAATGAGTCAATTGAACGTGCAAATAATCTTTATCAATGTGGTCTTCAATATTTCCCAAATTCAGATTTATTATGGATGGCATATTGTAACTTTTTATTCACAGTTAGAAAAGATAGACATATTGGTTATGCTGCATTAGAAAAACTTAGAAGAATGAAACCATCATTCGATGTTCGTTTCTTCATTTATCAACGTGATAAAGAAAGAGAACAAATTATGGATTCAGATTTACGTGGTCCAGAACATACAGGTAAAATTCAAGATTTTGTCAGTTACatggaatttaaaaaactttattatgGTGCTAAAAGACATCATGttaaatgtttaaattatattaaaagattttggGGTCATTTATTACATGAAACAGTTGATCTTCATCGTTTATCAGATTTATCAGGTCGTATTGCAACAACTGAAAATAAAGCAAATGAAAGTTATGAACGTTTGTTAGCACTCAATCCAAATTCAGTTAGAGTACTTCGTGATTATTCTCAATTCCTTGAAGAAGTtgtaaaagataaagaatcATCATATAAATTACAAAAGAAAGCAGAAGCAATCGAAGATATCATGAGTAAAAGTCAAACaactgattttaaaattagtgATATTAAAGCAATTGATTCCGATGAggatgatattgaaaaaactCTTCAAGAACCAACAGCAATTCAATTGGCAAAGATTGATGcagatattgaaaaatcagGATCAAAATCAGgatcatcaaaatcaaaagatgATTCATCAGAATCAAGTAGTTCATCAAAAGGTAGAAGAGGCAAATATAAGGAATTCCAACAAAGTAATGCAATTAACAAACTTTCATGGTTAATGATTGGTACAACATGTTGttgtattatatttttaattgttgtattGGTTGTATTCAGAGGATTAGAAGTTAAACATACCAATGCATATCAAGGTATCATTTCAATCACAGATTGTGCCAATGAAGCAGTTCAAATGGGTATGCATTTAAATGCAATGCAAGCATATGCTTTGGTTGCTGGTGTTGGTAATAATACAGTTGAAGcatcattaattgaaattgctAGAAGAAGAGCTTTGGTTAAAAGAGGCATTATCATTATGAAGAATATTCATGATGCAATTTATTGGGGTGAAGGTAATCCAGTTAGTTATGTTGGTGATAATTTATCCCAATTGAAAGCAAGAGATGGTTATGATATTTTCGATATTGGTTCAGTAATTTTCACATTTGATCAATTCAATCGTTCAAGTACTTTATTGGATAATAAACAAATGATTGAACTTTACAGTCAGCCATCAGTCAATATGTCGGTTTTAGTTGCACCACCAGGTTCTAATACAACTTCACTCTATACTCAAACTTATAACGCTTGGAAAGCTGGTAATGCTTTCATTGAAAGTGCAATGCTTGCTAGTGATGTTACATTTGATGAGCTTAGATACTCTGTCAACCAAAAtccaaatttcaaatttgtAACAATTAACGCCCCAGTAATTATGCcagatatttataataagGTTCAAACAGCTTATATCGATTCATTGGTTTCCGATATCACTGGTACATTAGATGCAATTCTCTATACTTGGTGTGGTATTTTCGCTGTactctttttaatttgtgcCGTTTTATTCCGTCCAATTGTTAGAAAGATTTCTCGTGAAAAGATTCGTACActtgtattattttcattggcACCAAAAGATGTTGTTGTTAAACTTTCaacaaagaaaattaaaatggttAGTTTAGATAGTGGTAGTGAACGTGATAATCTTTTCGATACAACAGATGATGATGGACGTGATGATCATCTTGGAGAAGATGACAACAATATTCAAACCCCagttggtgataataataataataataataataataataacaataacaataataatggttcaaTATCATCAAACGTTACAAAATCAGATGGAGAAATTGGTTCAGATGGTGTtcgtagtagtagtggtagtaatgTTTTAAATACATCATCACCATATAGAGATAGACGTCCATTAATGGATTCAACTAGTGTTTTGGCATCAACAGcaacattaaataatagaaatgtAAGATTACAAGCTAAAGATGAAGAAATAactaatggtggtggtgaaagAAAAGGTAGTGATGCAACAAGAACAGCTCTTTCAGAGGATAAAAAATATGGTTGGGATGGAAAGagtaaaagaaatttaaataagaAATCacttaaatcaattttaggTCGTCTTCATTGGAGTTATATCCTTGCTACATTCTTATTGTTTGGTTTCATCACTATGGGCATTTGGGTAACATTCACTGTcgtatttaataattctcaATCTGGTTATACATTGGGTAAAAGTTGTTCAAGATCATTGAATAGTCGTGTCATCAATTATTATGTTGCCGAATTGTATACCTATAGTCAATATGTAAGTACTCAAAATATGGTTGATGCAATCACAGAATTACAAAGCAGTCATCAATCATTGCCATACCTTGAAGAGGTTAGACCATTGATGGAAGGTTCATACGGTTGTTGGGCACTTAATAAAAGTACTTGTCTTCCACCATCCTCTATGTACTATGAAGAAGTTAATAGTGGATTGGATAGAGTTGTTGACAGTTTGGCAAAGAAAGCAATTAATTTGGCTTATACCGATCAAGCTGCCTTATTAGATAGTCCAGATTTACAATGGTTCTTAGCACTCATCgattatattttcattggtCTTGACACTGCAACCTTCACTTATTTCGACTATTTCTTAGAAAAACAAGAATGGGCAAATACAGTTTTAACCGCTATTCTATCTGTTAGTTGTGTTATTCTATTGGTAGTTCATGTAGTATTATTTAGACCATTTATGAATCATCTTAGAATTCAACATATTCATACTTTAGCCTTATTACGTTTAGCTCCTGATGATATTAGATATATGGAAGTTAGTGATAAAGTTATTGAtgaagattaa